TTGAGCAGAACATCCATTAAGGGAATATCGGTTTGCAAATCACTTTGATACGGATTAGGATATACTTTCACCGTTAGTTGTTCCGACTCAGTCAATGGCGTCGTTATCGACGCGAGTTTTACCACCTTTGCCCGGCGAGGACTCAAAACCAGTACGGACCGCATACGTGCTGCCTGTCCGACTGTAAACATATTCATGCAGGCATCGGGCGAATACATCATATAATTTTCGACCAGATCGCGGGTTTGCTTACCCGCCACACAGGTCGAATAAGTTTGTTTGCAGGATGTAGGCGAAGTGGACCGGTCTTCGGTTAGTGGAGTATCGGCAACATAATCGTCATTACAACCGCCATAATTTCCCCATGGGTGGGAAAGACCCAGCCAATGCCCTATTTCGTGCGAAACGGTTCGCCCTAACATATAATAGGTCCGATTTACAGTACCAATTTGCCGACCAAAGGTTTGGTAATCGATTCGCACACCATCCGTATTTACATTCAAATTTGCCTGCAATCCTTTTAGCGTATCAGCCGCCGTGGGAAACTGTCCATAGCCAATAAAATCTCCCTGGTAATCAGCAACCCAGATATTTAAATACTGATCACTTGGCCAATAGGCAATTTGAGACAGGAGTACATCGTCATTCTGAATATCGAAGGTTGCCTTTGCCGGATAATAGTGCCGGGTAATGCCATTGGTAGGATTACCATTTGGGTCAAGCGTTGCCAGAAAAAACTCAATTCGCGCGTCGGCTCCTAACGAGCTGGTGTTATACCCATTCGTACCCGCCTTCCGTCGGTAATCTTCGTTCAGAACCTGAATTTGTGATAGGATTTGGGCATCCGAAATATTAACATTATTGGTTCCCCCAATAGCCCCAGACGCGGTATTATGCACGACATGAACAACGATCGGAATTCGATACACCGTTGTATCGGCAGCGGTTATCCGTAACGATTTCTGTTCGCTAGCTCTTTGCTCAATGCGTCTGTTAAGCTCCTGAATCAGTTGAAGACGGTTGGGATCACGCTGTTGCAATAGTCGTTCCTGATTGACGACGGCACAACGCCTAATTGTTGAGTCAGAGGATGTTTGTGCGCCTGCAAGTGGCGAAATCAATAAAACAAGCGAACCGATGAGCCAGGTCCAACCGGTTCGCTTGTCGAGAGTCAGGCGATTAATGCCCTGCTTTATCATATGCATTAATAATTTCTCGAACGAGCTTATGACGGACCACATCGCGGCCATCCAGCTCTACGAAGGCAATTCCTTTGATATTTTTAAGAATATCAACTGACTCAACCAGCCCTGACTTTTGTCGGTTGGGTAAGTCAATCTGTGATCGGTCACCCGTAATAATGGCTTTCGATGTGGGACCCATTCTCGTCAGGAACATCTTCATCTGCATCGATGTTGTATTTTGTGCTTCATCAAGCAGAATAAACGCATTGTTCAATGTCCGGCCACGCATGTAAGCCAGTGGTGCAATCTCGATGATCCGGTTTTCGGTATAAAACTTCAGCTTTTCAGCCGGAATCATATCGTCGAGCGCATCGTAAATAGGCCGTAAATATGGGTCGATTTTCTCTTTCAGATCGCCTGGCAAAAAACCTAGGTTCTCCCCTGCTTCGACGGCTGGGCGGGTAATGATAATTTTCTTGACTTCTTTATTCTTTAAGGCCCGCACCGCAATGGCAACAGCCGTATAGGTTTTCCCCGTACCTGCAGGCCCGATAGCAAAGACAAGATCATGTTTCTCAGCAGCCTCCACCAGACGCTTCTGGTTATCAGTTCGGGCACGTACCACCACGCCCCGATTTCCATATACCAGAACCTCATCGTCGTCGGGTAAACTAGGTGGAGACAGTAAGCCCCCAGTAGTCGGTTGACCACTATGACTGATATAATTCTGAACGTTTTCGTGGGTAATTTTACCGTATTTCTGATAATGCTCCAGTAGTGACTCCAGAATGTCACTAATCCGGCTTATCTCAGGCGTGGTTCCCTTAATGCGTATTTCA
This window of the Spirosoma aerolatum genome carries:
- a CDS encoding M43 family zinc metalloprotease, whose protein sequence is MIKQGINRLTLDKRTGWTWLIGSLVLLISPLAGAQTSSDSTIRRCAVVNQERLLQQRDPNRLQLIQELNRRIEQRASEQKSLRITAADTTVYRIPIVVHVVHNTASGAIGGTNNVNISDAQILSQIQVLNEDYRRKAGTNGYNTSSLGADARIEFFLATLDPNGNPTNGITRHYYPAKATFDIQNDDVLLSQIAYWPSDQYLNIWVADYQGDFIGYGQFPTAADTLKGLQANLNVNTDGVRIDYQTFGRQIGTVNRTYYMLGRTVSHEIGHWLGLSHPWGNYGGCNDDYVADTPLTEDRSTSPTSCKQTYSTCVAGKQTRDLVENYMMYSPDACMNMFTVGQAARMRSVLVLSPRRAKVVKLASITTPLTESEQLTVKVYPNPYQSDLQTDIPLMDVLLKGVQSFQVDIFDGTGRQVRTTSYANSSSARLTLPVTGLAKGMYIVRVKTDSETVSKRFVVQ
- a CDS encoding PhoH family protein, whose product is MVEKVITLDNISLIDFLGVENNNIKEVAAAFPMSKIISRGNEIRIKGTTPEISRISDILESLLEHYQKYGKITHENVQNYISHSGQPTTGGLLSPPSLPDDDEVLVYGNRGVVVRARTDNQKRLVEAAEKHDLVFAIGPAGTGKTYTAVAIAVRALKNKEVKKIIITRPAVEAGENLGFLPGDLKEKIDPYLRPIYDALDDMIPAEKLKFYTENRIIEIAPLAYMRGRTLNNAFILLDEAQNTTSMQMKMFLTRMGPTSKAIITGDRSQIDLPNRQKSGLVESVDILKNIKGIAFVELDGRDVVRHKLVREIINAYDKAGH